The sequence TTCCTATCACTTCAAAATGTGTACGCAAATGTGCAAAGCTAAGATGTTCTGCTGAGCCGATACTGAGAGAACATGCCATTTTATGCTGCTAATTGTGATCTGTGCCTCTGCCTACAAGTGCTCTACAGGTATGGGTGGCTTGCGTTCATGTGGCTTTCCTGGTAACCGCTCTGGCCCCCTAATCCCTGTGTCTGCCACTTCAGGGTGCCTGGAAGATCAGTGCCCTGCTTTTGGGCTTGGAGCGTGTCTGAGCATCCACCTCTTAATGCATACTTGGGAGAGGATTGAGATGAGGATTCACTAACAATGCAAATTCTTCATTACAAGAAGAGAGCTTTTTTTGGTACACGGCTGCTGTCAATTTGTACGATAAAACATTCATTCACTTCAGTGTGGACCTAAGCCAACATGTCTCCTAAAGGGGTCAGAAAATGAagccattcaaaataaaactgcAAACGTTGTGCACAACTGATCACTAGTTAGCTTTGTGTTGTGATTGCAGCAGTAATGTAACACCATTATACTTAAAAGAGCAAGTTATATTGTGTTTTGAAAGGTGTGTGCACTAACTTTGGGAATTTCATTTATATGTACACATCTGTTTTAGTTGAACTTCTTAATAATCCTCAGATGTTTACTTCGACCTGTGTCTCTCACAAAAACAAACTGGTCATATAAGAAATAATCTAAAAATACAATCAATTTCATGACAAACCATCTGGGATAGGCTtagatctttttaaaaaatgtatcacATAATATAAATTCCTTTGGCTATGAGGCAAAGATGAAAGAAAACATCTTAATtaacttttaattaatttaacatTATCTGAATGGTCTTTATGAAGGTGAGAAAATGCATCAATGCATTAATCTTAGAACAACCAGATTGCATCATCCATCATGGGTTTGATTTAATCAAAAGCAACCCAGCACTCCAAAACAACTGCCATTCCAACACAGACAGACTAGGATATACATTTTAATTGGTCTCTTTCATGTTTAACTATTACATATGCCGGCTTCAATAGGGTTACAATGCGTCAAAGTAAGAACTGAGAACATCAAAATAAATTCATTGGTGAAATCCATCTGAGTAGTCATTCATTTAGTTAAGGCAACAGAACAAGACCACATCCTTTGAGAGAAATAGAGCCTTTATTTACAAACATTATAGCATTCTAGATCCCTCCTTTCCCCACAGATTCAATGGAGGAGTGTGTAGAGCTTCAACATCTCTTCTAGTGCAGGACGATAGGATGGAATAATTGGAATTACTTAATATAGTCGTACAATtatgcaaacagacacacacacatactcaaagtTCTCACTCAATGTATCGTCAAATGAAGAAAGAAAATAGCATTCACAGCTGGTCAAGCTGTTATGATGTTATTGGCAGGTAAAACTGGAACCATAGCAGGCAATATGTTCATCGTTTTGGTTACATTTCTGACCTAAATAACATTGCATATGTCCAGTGGTCCTTGTGTttttcagaagaaaaaaaatcattgtaTTAAATAAACAATGTCTGTCTTGCTCAGGCACATGGAGGGGTTGAACGGCAGATCAGTACACAGCATGACAATTAGCCTCTGAGATCAAAAAACAAATTACATAGCAGACCGCCTTGAGGAACAACTGCTACTGCTTCTGTAGAAACAGACAAGACCAAAATAAAAGAATTAATGTTATCATTTAATGACAGAGAAAGTCATTTTAGTCACTATCAAAGCAATTTCATACCACCAACCTTCGGAATGGTGTTGTAAAGGAGATAGTGTGATCTCAAGTCATTCTGGCAGTTTGAATAGGACATGCCAAGGCCAGCTCCTGTGCCAAATGCAATTGGCCATGTGCgacctgaaggaatttatttgcAGTTAATTTGTTTAATATGATAGAAAATTATAAATAGTATGATATAGCGACCTATAATATTATCTGGCAagagatatactgtacatgctttACATTTGGGAGTTGCAGGGTACTGCATTAGTCATAACTGCCAGAACATTTCTTAAATGGGAAACTGTAGGGCGTAACTTACGTTTGAAGAAAACAACTGAAAAGACGATTCCTAAACCAAGACCAGCTCCtacaaggagaaaaaaaaggaacatGTTTAAGCACATTTTTAGAAAGACGTGTGACTGCAACCATGGTTACCGGTATATGGTGCAATCTATGGTGCAAACTGTATTGAAGTCAACTAGTGCTAATCATAAGGAGACCTACACAGCCTAAATGTAAAATTCAAATTAGGGACAATGTACAACAAGCTGGTCATCATAGTAAAACTAACACAGTGAAGGAACGTGCACACACCCAAATAGAAGTGCTGGCCAGGACCATTTCAGTAAGGAGAAAATAGTTGcacactcctctttctctttcaccatTCATTCAAAATCAATGTTTCAACAACATTTCGCATTTTTAATCAGGCAAGGACTTATAGCAGAGATTCTCAACCTTGTTAGGGCTAAGGCACACCAAAGAGCAAACCAAAACACCAAGGCATGGCACACTGACTTATGGTTACTGATTATAAAGTAATGTTAttccacacacattattatactgtaggctataacAGGGGTGTTCATTCTCATACCTCACTATGCCTGACGGCACACTGGTTGAATACCACTAACTTATAGGAAAAGGATTTCCAGCCTGGATTTCTGTTTACTGCTTAATTTTGACGTATGAGCCTGGCAATAATTTGGTAGTTCATTAGTAGATGATAACATAAATGAGGACATTTGTGATCAAATGTACTAATGGTACAACTGATCcagactagcctacttcatgaCATTCTAATATTCAGGCAAATTCTGTCAATAGTATACTGCCCAGAGACATGACTCATCATAAGCAAAGTAGCATAGAATAACCCCAATCAATGATATGGTTCTCAACTAATCTGTTGCAGCTAATGCAGCTGGACGGACTGGATTTGTTTGCTTATTGAGTTTACCCTAACTATTGCTGGCTCCACCTATATGTTTCAAACCAGTCTTCTTCAGTATTTAGCTCCTCTGTTAGCAGAGTCTTAAATGATTAAGCTTAATCAAAGTTTTATTCCTcttgggcgcacacacacaggtgtcaaCCAGGAGACAACTGCATCTCAACACTTCTTTCAGCATCGTTTTTTGGTTAAATGATGGattaaacaaaaaataaaaagtaatgcAAGTGTCTCTTCTATTCATATCTGCCTGATGTTATGACTAGTAACCATCACTAGCATATTATTTGTTCCATATCAACTGATAAATGTCATGTTCATGTCATCTAAATCTTTAGAACATGACAGCTTTGATCAGGAGAGAACTACTAGTTGTATGGTAAATGGATTTGGTGCCAAACCGACATTAGTCTGACGAATCTTGAATTTagttacacacaaacaatccATCGTAATATAACTGTACCGTCAACTTATCGTAAACCAATTATACAGTACTTATACAGTACCGCCTGATATGACTATGCATGACCTCAACTGAGTGCCCTTAGAGGCTAGATGGGCTAAATTGCTAACAGTTACCTGCCAGCTCACATCACTGTTTTGACGCGAATTGTAATCAGATGCCGATAACTTCAGAAAATAATCGATGCAGCTCTTACCAATCTTAGCAGCACAGTCGGCGAGACAGCGATCCCACTTTTGTCCAAGTTCTTTTTCAGACATATTTGCAACACTGCCTAAAGGGAGTAGCTCTATCCCAGTTTAGCCAACCAAGGTTTTATCATCATTGTATTTCTCCGAAGAAATGATGGAAATAACACCGATAGATTGCTGCCACCTGCCGTTTGGGAAGCCAATAACAGCAGTGGCAGGCAGCATTTAATATATTTATGTTGCAGCCTAGAACTACATTGAAATTGGAGTTCAATTTAAGCATGTCAGAATATCTGGGAATTCCTTTTTGTGCCATCTTGCCATCTAACTTTTTACAGGAGAATATAGGCTGCATGAGGTATCTAGATTGATTTCACCATCTTAGATAGCCAATCAAGTCGGGGGTCATTATTTCTGAACTGATATAATTTTCTGAACATAAACAGGGCAGAGTTACTGCCCGCAAGGCCTCATCGTATGCCCCATAAGCACTGTTTTAAAGAAATGTAAACTTGCTTCCATACTTGGCCATGCTTTATTTAATGCCTTCTGATTGGTCAGTAAATATTGAGTATTTAGTTACCCGGATTTAACCCTTACCTCTCCCGCTTTCACACTGTTGAGGAAGTGAATCTTTTGGGTTGGGTCTTGAAGTTCGGAGTTGACAAGTTGTCAAATATACAAGAATAACTCGTACGGGAATCTGTTGCAGAAGATCGCAGTACCGCAAGTTCGATACGACAACAGCAACAACCGCAAAGATGGTAAGGCTTGTGTGCCGTTTATGAGAGGAGTGGGCGCAAACTTGGCAGCCAAAGTTTAAGTTACTGTACTTGGTGCCTGAAACACATGCAATGCAGTATGGACAAAGatctttaaccctctctggtatggACGTCTGTAAAATGTATCAAGCAGCGCGTTCGTTTACATGTTGCCATAAAATAAGCTAACGTTACATGCTAGGGAAATCCTTTTTTTGTTGAAACATACACATCTCAAATGACCTTTCTGTGAACTATGCAGTGTTGTCAATGTTGCCAGAATGTAATTAATTGCAAATTTAACGTTTGCTTGATCAGAAAAATAACCTAAATTGTCCTATATAACGTCCCGTTCTTTCTAGTCTGTTTGTAGGTTAAGGATGATTTAAGTATTACATACGGTTGTTTCCTctagtgtaggctatgttttataGTTTCTCAGCATAGCAATTTCTTAGCATAGCATTTCTTTTGAAGGTTAGCTTTAAGTAAATAGTTTGTCTCCAAGTTGGGTAGCCTAATGGTACAATACGGTCTTCTATCTGATTTAATCAGCAAAACATGGTTTTGTCTCAACTGTCAGCTCTCCCTTGGCTCCACTGCTGAGAATATTGTTCTATTTGTTCAGAATGATCAACAGCTGGATTGCGCCCTGGATTTGATGAGGCGCCTGCCTCCTCAACAAATTGAAAAGAACCTCAGTGATCTCATTGACCTGGTGAGTAAAATAAGGAACCAAACAAAAGTAAAAGGCCCCACAGCAGACACTTTCTAAAGAATTGTAGTAATTACACTTAATCAAGAAATTGAGGTGTCACAGTTTCTGTCATCTCTTGTTTTCGTGTTTGTTGTAAAAATTAGTATTAGAAATGCACATAAATTGAATATTCCTTACTTTGGCAACATCAAAGGAACATTGATTTTTTGCATCTGTAGACAATATAAAAGGCTCATAAAAACATATagaaatgtacacacaaataGAAAGAAAAGCCATGTCAGGAAGCTCAGAATACACAGTGATATAGGGACACAAACTTTATGTGATTCTGATTGCAAAACTACTCACTTCCCTTTACATGCACAACAGTTAATGGCATTATCATGGACATTCTCCAATTCCAACTAACTATCTTACACAAGACCAGAGAACACGTACTGTACAGCTGCAAATCTCTGAAGATAATCTCTGACAGTTATTCCACTTGCAAGAGGGGTTCCAGTTCTCCTGTAGATAGTGAGACCTGGGACCCCAGACAGTAATCTCACACAGTTTTGGTTTCTATTTAGTGATTCAAGACCTGATTCATGCTTCAGTGGAAGGTTGGTTTTGGGAGGGGAGGACTGATGCCTGTGTTTCTCCAGGGCATAATCATATGTAGCTcgtcttttttaaaaaagggaGGGAGCGGGTTTCGTCCCTACATAGAAGTTGGGAGTACACAAAGATGAGAGCACCGGATCCCACTTTATTAACCAGTCATGGAATGAGTCAGCACTGAAACACACATTCTAACATCAACATACCGGTACATGACAGGGCCGAGAGTCGTGCCGaagttaattaataaaagataGATGGATCGGTCTCATCCAGAGTCCCCGCCTTGATGTAGCTTTCTGCTAACTATATCGCCGCCAAACTCAGGCCCCGTGGGTTTTGTGTGAACAACCAAATAAACCTAGGtgtacaaataaagtaacctgACCTGATGTAAAGCATTAAAACATACATTGTCCATAACTGTAGACTCTGTTAGTGGTCAACTGTCCTGACTTCAGAATGTTTTCTCTTGTTTATTCAGGTGCCCAGCTTATGTGAGGATCTCCTTTCCTCTGTAGACCAACCCCTTAAGATTGCCAGAGACAAGACAGTGGGCAAGGATTACCTACTCTGTGACTACAACAGAGATGGAGATTCCTATAGGTCAGTGTCAGGCTCTGATTTGGGTTTCTTCCTATTCATCTTTATCAGTAACTTTTAttgttaaacatatttttttgtgCAGAACATTTCATACAACAACCTTTCATTCCTCATGTCACAGGTCTCCGTGGAGTAATAAATATGAACCACCAATTGAAGATGGTGCTATGCCATCTGCTCGCTTGCGCAAACTGGAGGTGGAGGCTAACAATGCCTTTGATCAGTACCGAGATCTGTGAGTATTCCTTGTCAATGATCTCGATATGCATTTGATAGTCAACAGCTATAGCCCATCAGTTTGCATTTTATAATGCCAATTGCAATTTTACACACAAACTAATTGTCATTACTAACTGTCATTAGTAACTATTTACAAACATTACTAAGGTTAATACATGCTTTATACAAAGCaattggatgtcaagtttagagTTTAGCCTTTACTTTTAAAGGTAGGGTTAGCCATGGTAAGCGATTTCAAATGTCTGCTTAGAAACATAAACATAGAAATAAACAACGCAACGTCATCTAGCATCACTTACCCTACCTTTAATCACAGACTGAGATTTCTTTCCTACTTCATTTATCTACTAACTTTGTTTGGATTAAGTTTAATCTCTTTCAAAGTTCATTCAAATCTAAGAAACACCTGTATGTTTCAGGTACTTTGAAGGAGGTGTATCATCTGTCTATCTGTGGGATTTGGATCACGGTTTTGCAGGTGTCATTCTCATCAAGAAGGCTGGTGATGGGTCTAAAAAAATCAAAGGCTGCTGGGATTCCATCCACGTCGTGGAGGTGCAGGTAGGGCGTGATCGGCTGATGGTAGATTTTGAAACTACTGTCTATTGCTTAAGACATGTTTGAGCCGGTAAGACTCCGCTAGTCTTGTGCAAGTTGTATTGACCTTGTTTGCCACTTCCACTTTGGCAGGAGAAATCCGGTGGACGCACAGCCCACTACAAGTTGACCTCAACAGTAATGTTGTGGCTTCAGACTACAAAGTCTGGCTCTGGCACTATGAACCTTGGGGGAAGTCTCACGAGACAGGTAACATCTCATACTGGATGTGTGCAAAAATAATTACAGACATCCACACCTCTAGATGTACATTATTTGCATACAGAAAAGGAAATGGCCCAAAGACTTGGTAATGTTAGCTGTAATAAATGTTCTCTTTATCAACAATGACGCCATACCGCCTCAAATAATCATGTCTCATTCTTGAAGGCATATTCTCCTACTATCTCAAAGTTAACAGACTGTATAAACTTTCataaataaagaataaaacTGTTATTACATGACATACTTTCATATAATCCCTTGTGTTGGCACTAGACTGAAAAATTGGACTTGTATGTCAAACGTGCCACAACTTAAGGAAATGTTTTGGTTTTAGTGTGTAAGAGTAGGTCATGTGTTTCTAGACTGTTAAATTTAGCTCTGTGGACTGGTTTGAGCTGCTCTTTATAGTTATCCTTATCTCTCTTTTGGTTCCACAATTATTATATAAATTATCCTCATCTTTCTTTTGGTTCCACAAAGATGGAGAAAGATGACAACGTCGGAGATTCCGCCCCTCACATTGCTAACATCGGGCGTCTAGTTGAAGTAAGAGGATAATTTTTTATCTCAATGCAGTGTTACTTGCATTGTGTTTACCATCTCTTTTTTTAATGTCATAACTGTAAACTACTTTTTTCTCGAACCTTTTTTGAACCAACTTTTCAGGATATGGAAAATAAGATTCGTTCAACCCTTAATGAGATCTACTTTGGCAAGACGAAGGACATTGTCAATGGACTCAGGTAAGCGCATGTAAAACCTTATGACTGGTGATGGGATGAGTTATTCATCATGTTGAATCATCTACCTGGTTAGTCCACCTGCTTAAGAGTGCATGAAATACAATGGTTGTGTATAAACAAAAATGATTGTGTATGGCAAAGTATAGTGGCAGATCAACTACACTTCAGGAGATTTAATGACATGTTTTTCAAACTTTTTAAACTTCTATAAAAAATTGTATTGATTATGTTTTGCTTTCATTCAGTATATAATTTATTATTTTCTAGAATCACTTCCCAAAGTCTGTGGCAGCCTTTTTACACATCTAGTTTTCCCACCCTCTTCCCTTTCCTGCTGTTTTTCTGTGTCAGCTCTGTAAGCTTTCCTTTCTTTCCATTGTCTTTGTCAGATCTATTGAGTCTTTGCCCGATAACCAAAAGTTCCGTCAGCTCCAGAAAGAGCTGTCTCAGGTCCTCACCCAGCGCCAGACCTACATTCAGGAGGAGTAGGGCTGTAGGTACCTGGCCTATAAGGCCTACGCGCCAGGggtgcatttcccaaaaccatagttgctaacctgttagcaacttggttggttggcaatgggaaattgcattgcaaccaacaaagttgctaacttagttagcaactatggttttgggaaacgcgccccagTGTGATGTGTTCTGGCATGGCCTGATGGCATGGTCCCTTTTGTGTGGTGCCAAATGCTGACTCATTTTCCTGATGTGGTTACTAATGCAGTTTCaagatttgtttgtttggtgtaGATGCGCAAAATCAGGCATTAGAGGTTGAGCGATGGCAGTGGTTGAATATTTGAGTCTCGGAAGCTCCCAAGGGATGCGGTCGGAAAGGTCAGGAGCCCACCACTGCCTCAAATTAGGTTTACATCTGAGAAAGGACCATCTCCGGCTTAGCTGAGTGTCAGGGTTGTCGTCTCATCAGGCTTGAGAACTGGGAGCATAGCTGGGTTCTATGTCACTTAAAGCCTTTTAGAAGTCTGTTATTGTCAGCAACTCTACTCAGATAGCTGAAAAAGAAgcccctctttatctctctcctcacctttcTGCTGTCATTCCCttcttttctccccccccccccccctagcgCATTCTTCTTAATCTG comes from Alosa sapidissima isolate fAloSap1 chromosome 7, fAloSap1.pri, whole genome shotgun sequence and encodes:
- the micos10 gene encoding MICOS complex subunit MIC10; its protein translation is MSEKELGQKWDRCLADCAAKIGAGLGLGIVFSVVFFKRRTWPIAFGTGAGLGMSYSNCQNDLRSHYLLYNTIPKKQ
- the LOC121713505 gene encoding F-actin-capping protein subunit beta-like isoform X2 yields the protein MNDQQLDCALDLMRRLPPQQIEKNLSDLIDLVPSLCEDLLSSVDQPLKIARDKTVGKDYLLCDYNRDGDSYRSPWSNKYEPPIEDGAMPSARLRKLEVEANNAFDQYRDLYFEGGVSSVYLWDLDHGFAGVILIKKAGDGSKKIKGCWDSIHVVEVQEKSGGRTAHYKLTSTVMLWLQTTKSGSGTMNLGGSLTRQMEKDDNVGDSAPHIANIGRLVEDMENKIRSTLNEIYFGKTKDIVNGLRSVQTLADKSKQELLQKDLISHIKQRKQLG
- the LOC121713505 gene encoding F-actin-capping protein subunit beta-like isoform X1: MNDQQLDCALDLMRRLPPQQIEKNLSDLIDLVPSLCEDLLSSVDQPLKIARDKTVGKDYLLCDYNRDGDSYRSPWSNKYEPPIEDGAMPSARLRKLEVEANNAFDQYRDLYFEGGVSSVYLWDLDHGFAGVILIKKAGDGSKKIKGCWDSIHVVEVQEKSGGRTAHYKLTSTVMLWLQTTKSGSGTMNLGGSLTRQMEKDDNVGDSAPHIANIGRLVEDMENKIRSTLNEIYFGKTKDIVNGLRSIESLPDNQKFRQLQKELSQVLTQRQTYIQEE